A genomic stretch from Oncorhynchus tshawytscha isolate Ot180627B linkage group LG07, Otsh_v2.0, whole genome shotgun sequence includes:
- the sts gene encoding steryl-sulfatase, with translation MKSPWIPCCLGLLLLFDACYALNGDKRPNFVLMMVDDLGIGDLGCYGNTTLRTPNIDMLAQEGVRLTQHIAAAPLCTPSRAAFLTGRYPIRSGMAGLGQLGVYIISAASGGLPSEEVTFAKVAKQLGYETALVGKWHLGLHCERNDDFCHHPSAHGFDHFYGITLTNLRDCQPGHGSIFTNVQAHIPFKTLGVGVATVTLLHARGVVTVRRKLVLSAVAWLGAAAAIFGTFVATFPYFNCFLMRNREVVEQPYVSENLTQRMTDEAVDFLERNSALPFLLFFSFIQVHTAMFASPAFQGTSQHGIYGDAVHEVDWSVGQLMQTLDRLNLRENTLVYLTSDQGAHLEEISVRGEVHRGWNGIYKAGKSTNWEGGIRVPGLLRWTGMLPAGKDIDEPTSNMDIFPTVVKLAGGTALGDRVIDGHDLMPLLQGKVERSKHEFLFHYCNAYLNAVRWQPPNSYTIWKLFFFTPDFYPENGTACMHTHACFCTTSYVTYHDPPLLFDLSRDPSETTPLTPDTEPAFHSVLEKILAAVALHKESITPVKDQLAPGHVLWKPWLQPCCSSLSQLCRCERDGGRHGHRSTAAAEADSTGPAHHCLTLRGG, from the exons ATGAAGTCCCCATGGATCCCATGCTGTCTaggtttactgttgttgtttGATGCGTGCTATGCCTTGAATGGTGACAAAAGGCCGAATTTTGTCCTGATGATGGTCGATGACTTGGGGATTGGAGACTTGGGCTGCTATGGGAACACAACCTTGCG GACCCCCAACATCGACATGCTGGCTCAGGAGGGGGTGAGGCTGACGCAGCACATCGCTGCGGCCCCCCTCTGTACGCCCAGCAGGGCagccttcctgacgggccgatACCCGATACGATCCG GTATGGCCGGCCTTGGACAGTTAGGGGTTTATATCATCTCTGCTGCATCTGGCGGTCTTCCCAGTGAAGAAGTCACCTTTGCCAAGGTGGCCAAACAACTGGGCTACGAGACTGCTCTCGTAG GAAAATGGCACCTTGGTCTTCACTGTGAGAGGAACGACGACTTCTGTCACCACCCCAGTGCTCACGGCTTCGACCACTTCTACGGTATAACCCTGACCAACCTACGTGACTGTCAGCCCGGCCACGGCTCCATCTTTACCAATGTCCAAGCACACATACCATTCAAG ACCCTGGGAGTGGGTGTGGCTACCGTGACCCTCCTGCATGCGAGGGGTGTGGTCACCGTGCGGAGGAAGTTGGTGCTGAGCGCGGTGGCGTGGTTGGGCGCGGCGGCGGCCATCTTTGGCACATTCGTCGCCACGTTCCCCTACTTCAACTGCTTTCTGATGAGGAACCGGGAAGTGGTGGAGCAGCCGTATGTCTCGGAGAACCTGACCCAGAGAATGACAGATGAAGCAGTGGACTTTTTAGAAAG GAACTCTGCACTACCCTTCCTGTTGTTCTTCTCCTTCATCCAAGTGCACACGGCCATGTTTGCATCGCCAGCCTTCCAGGGGACCAGTCAGCACGGTATCTATGGAGATGCTGTCCACGAAGTAGACTGGAGTGTAG GTCAGCTCATGCAGACTCTGGACCGGTTGAACCTGAGGGAGAACACACTGGTGTACCTGACCTCAGACCAGGGTGCACACCTTGAGGAGATCTCAGTCCGGGGGGAGGTGCACAGAGGCTGGAACGGGATATACAAAG CCGGGAAATCCACCAATTGGGAGGGGGGGATCCGAGTTCCAGGACTGCTCCGTTGGACTGGGATGTTACCTGCAGGGAAAGACATTGATGAACCCACCAGCAACATGGACATCTTCCCTACTGTGGTGAAGCTAGCTGGAGGGACGGCACTGGGGGACAG AGTGATAGACGGTCATGACCTCATGCCCCTGCTGCAGGGGAAAGTAGAGAGATCAAAGCACGAGTTTCTCTTCCATTACTGTAACGCCTACCTCAACGCTGTCAGGTGGCAGCCTCCCAACA GTTATACAATATGGAAGTTGTTCTTTTTCACTCCGGACTTCTACCCCGAGAACGGGACAGCCTGCATGCATACCCATGCCTGTTTCTGCACCACATCCTACGTGACCTACCACGACCCCCCTTTACTCTTTGACCTCTCCCGCGACCCCTCGGAGACCACACCCCTGACCCCAGACACGGAACCTGCCTTCCACTCGGTCCTGGAGAAGATCCTGGCCGCGGTGGCTCTCCATAAGGAGTCCATCACCCCCGTTAAGGACCAGCTCGCCCCGGGACACGTCCTATGGAAGCCCTGGTTGCAGCCCTGCTGCTCCTCCCTGTCCCAGCTCTGCAGgtgtgagagagatggtgggagacaCGGCCACCGGAGCACTGCGGCGGCAGAGGCAGACTCCACAGGACCAGCACATCATTGCTTAACACTGAGGGGAGGGTAA